The Hymenobacter sp. GOD-10R genome includes a window with the following:
- a CDS encoding SDR family oxidoreductase, with translation MTNPEESTPEFRPMASDMKAEKLPYPAKQADMKQQPDSDLANYKAAGKLEGKVALITGADSGIGRAVAIAFAKEGANVAVLYNENDEDAEQTKALVEKENRKCLLLKYDVREPEHCLSAVRRTRDELGGLNVLVNNAAFQMAQEKFENILVEQIRRTFDTNILGYIWMAQAAIPHLQKGDSIINTGSIVGLTGNPMLIDYTCTKSAIHALTKSLATYLGEKDIRVNCVVPGPIWTPNIPGTMPASEIDNYGHEVALKRPGQPEELAPAYVLLASQDGSFMTGSLVHVTGGKMSSDQ, from the coding sequence ATGACCAACCCCGAAGAATCTACCCCCGAGTTCCGGCCCATGGCCAGCGATATGAAGGCCGAAAAGCTGCCGTACCCAGCCAAGCAAGCCGATATGAAACAGCAGCCCGACTCCGACCTCGCTAATTACAAAGCCGCGGGCAAGCTGGAAGGCAAAGTAGCCCTCATTACCGGCGCCGATTCTGGCATTGGCCGGGCTGTGGCTATTGCTTTCGCTAAAGAAGGCGCCAACGTAGCCGTGCTCTACAACGAAAACGACGAGGACGCCGAGCAAACCAAGGCGCTGGTAGAAAAGGAGAATCGTAAGTGCTTGTTGCTCAAGTACGACGTGCGCGAGCCAGAGCACTGCCTGAGCGCCGTGCGCCGCACCCGCGACGAGCTAGGTGGCCTGAATGTGCTAGTCAACAACGCCGCTTTTCAGATGGCGCAGGAGAAGTTCGAGAACATTTTAGTCGAGCAGATTCGCCGCACCTTCGACACCAACATTCTTGGCTACATCTGGATGGCGCAGGCAGCCATCCCGCACCTGCAAAAAGGCGATTCTATCATCAATACGGGCAGCATCGTAGGCCTCACGGGCAACCCGATGCTGATTGACTATACCTGCACGAAGTCGGCTATTCACGCGCTTACTAAGTCGCTGGCTACTTACCTAGGGGAGAAGGATATTCGGGTAAACTGCGTAGTGCCCGGCCCCATCTGGACGCCCAACATCCCCGGCACCATGCCGGCCTCAGAAATCGACAATTACGGCCACGAGGTGGCTTTGAAGCGCCCCGGTCAACCCGAGGAGCTAGCCCCGGCTTATGTGCTGCTCGCCTCGCAAGATGGCTCCTTTATGACGGGCAGCCTCGTGCACGTGACGGGCGGCAAAATGTCGAGCGACCAGTAA
- a CDS encoding SDR family oxidoreductase encodes MTTEQNEPRPTNSELNTGSMPYPTSQEDMKSKPDSDLSNYQAAGKLTGKVALITGGDSGIGRAVAIAFAKEGADVAVIYHENASDADVTGQAVRAAGRKFLSIQADVRSADACRNAVRQTYEELGGFNILVNNAAYQMGYENFETIPEENIHRTFDTNIKGYIFMAQAAIPFLKEGDSIINTGSIAGIVGNPHQVDYASTKGAIHTFTKSLAAYLGEKKIRVNAVLPGPIWTPLIPGTMLEEDLKKFGSQTMLGRPGQPEELAPSYVYFASQDGSYSTGSLLEVTGGMPKEG; translated from the coding sequence ATGACTACAGAACAGAACGAACCACGTCCTACCAATAGCGAACTGAACACGGGCTCTATGCCTTACCCAACGAGCCAGGAGGACATGAAGAGCAAGCCGGATTCGGACTTGTCGAACTACCAAGCCGCTGGCAAGCTCACCGGTAAGGTGGCCCTCATCACGGGTGGCGACTCCGGCATCGGTCGGGCCGTGGCTATTGCCTTTGCCAAGGAAGGCGCCGACGTAGCCGTGATATACCACGAAAACGCCAGCGACGCCGACGTAACCGGCCAAGCGGTGAGAGCCGCCGGGCGGAAGTTTCTGTCCATCCAAGCGGATGTGCGCTCGGCCGACGCCTGCCGCAATGCGGTGCGTCAGACTTATGAAGAGCTAGGCGGCTTCAACATCTTGGTAAACAACGCCGCTTACCAGATGGGCTACGAAAACTTCGAAACCATCCCGGAGGAGAACATCCACCGCACCTTCGATACCAACATCAAGGGCTACATCTTCATGGCGCAGGCGGCCATTCCGTTCCTGAAAGAAGGCGACTCCATCATCAATACGGGGAGCATTGCGGGTATCGTCGGCAATCCACACCAAGTGGATTATGCTTCCACAAAAGGCGCTATTCACACCTTCACTAAGAGCCTAGCTGCTTACCTAGGGGAGAAGAAAATCCGAGTGAATGCCGTGCTGCCAGGCCCCATCTGGACGCCGCTTATTCCCGGCACCATGCTGGAAGAAGACCTGAAGAAATTCGGTTCGCAGACCATGCTAGGTCGCCCCGGCCAGCCGGAAGAGCTAGCCCCGTCCTATGTATACTTTGCCTCGCAAGACGGTAGCTACAGCACTGGTAGCCTGCTCGAAGTAACAGGTGGTATGCCGAAAGAAGGCTAG
- a CDS encoding gluconate 2-dehydrogenase subunit 3 family protein: MSAPHYPDGTVRALLDTDLVTEATRAALESRLQTPSLEPQFFDGTTYELLRAVAARLFPQPDRTEPIELAALIDERLLTGQSDGWRYDALPPDREAYRLGLGGINESAQLLFQQSFLSLAPEQQDAVLTAVQHGEAPGKTWETLPAVRFFEELLAELTENYYAHPLAQEEIGYVGMADVPGWHHLGLNALDPREPEAQ; this comes from the coding sequence ATGTCCGCTCCTCATTACCCCGACGGTACGGTGCGTGCCCTGCTGGACACGGACCTCGTTACGGAGGCCACCCGCGCTGCGCTGGAAAGCCGCCTCCAAACACCTAGCCTTGAGCCACAATTTTTCGACGGCACCACCTACGAGCTTCTCCGTGCCGTAGCGGCTCGGCTCTTTCCGCAGCCCGACCGCACCGAGCCCATCGAGCTGGCCGCACTCATTGATGAGCGACTTCTCACCGGTCAATCGGACGGCTGGCGCTACGATGCCCTGCCTCCCGACCGCGAGGCCTACCGGCTAGGGCTAGGGGGCATCAATGAAAGCGCCCAATTGTTATTTCAACAGTCCTTCTTGTCACTAGCGCCCGAGCAACAGGACGCAGTGCTAACTGCCGTGCAACACGGCGAAGCTCCTGGTAAAACGTGGGAGACATTGCCCGCCGTCCGCTTCTTTGAGGAATTACTGGCGGAGCTGACGGAGAACTACTACGCTCACCCGCTGGCTCAAGAGGAAATCGGCTACGTGGGTATGGCCGACGTGCCCGGTTGGCACCACCTAGGTCTAAATGCCCTAGACCCCCGCGAACCGGAAGCGCAGTAG
- a CDS encoding M20/M25/M40 family metallo-hydrolase yields the protein MKKRYLLGGLLSVAAAGLLSAAAPSDAVLKKVRQYRQRHEHELLTEYLQLLVVPSVAADSAGLRRTATTIADMMRKRGIANVQMLRAKTAGVPPAVYGEVKVPGATRTLVFYAHYDGQPVNPAQWATGLSPFKPTLASGSLASGGQLLPMPQAGTPLNPEWRLYARGSSDDKAGVMTIISGYQALAQSGVKPTVNLKFFFEGEEERGSPHLAELLSQHRDVLKSDLWIICDGPVHQSGRKQVVFGARGDVNLGITVYGPKRPLHSGHYGNWAPNPAMTLAQLLGSMKDSTGRVRVAGFYDDVVPLTATEQEALRRVPNIDDDIRKELGFARADGQGKSLVELINQPSLNINGMRSANVGPQAANVIPTMAEAVLDLRLVLGNDYQRQIEKVVRHIERQGFFVTRADPTDAERAQHPRIAKVTPETGYNAQRTPMDLPVARSVINAVQSTVTQPVVLLPTSGGSLPLYVFKQELGVTTLTVPVANYDNNQHAENENIRLGNLWEGIETMAAVMTMK from the coding sequence ATGAAGAAACGCTACCTACTAGGTGGTCTGCTGAGTGTGGCGGCCGCTGGGCTGCTGTCCGCCGCGGCTCCATCGGATGCCGTGCTGAAGAAAGTACGCCAATATCGCCAGCGTCACGAGCACGAACTACTAACCGAATACCTGCAACTGCTCGTCGTGCCGAGCGTGGCTGCCGACAGCGCTGGTCTGCGCCGCACGGCCACTACCATCGCCGACATGATGCGCAAGCGTGGCATTGCTAACGTGCAGATGTTGCGGGCCAAAACAGCCGGTGTACCGCCTGCTGTGTATGGCGAGGTGAAGGTGCCTGGCGCCACCCGCACTCTAGTGTTCTACGCGCATTACGATGGTCAGCCAGTTAACCCCGCCCAGTGGGCGACGGGTCTGAGTCCCTTCAAGCCAACCCTAGCTAGTGGGTCCCTGGCTAGCGGCGGTCAGCTACTACCTATGCCCCAAGCCGGTACCCCGCTCAACCCCGAGTGGCGCCTCTACGCCCGCGGCAGCTCTGACGATAAAGCCGGTGTGATGACCATTATTTCGGGCTATCAGGCGCTGGCACAAAGCGGCGTGAAGCCGACCGTCAACCTGAAGTTCTTCTTTGAAGGCGAAGAAGAGCGTGGTTCGCCGCACCTGGCCGAGCTGCTGAGCCAGCACCGCGACGTGTTGAAATCCGACCTCTGGATTATCTGCGACGGACCGGTGCACCAGTCGGGGCGCAAGCAGGTGGTGTTTGGGGCTCGCGGCGACGTCAACCTAGGTATCACGGTGTACGGCCCGAAACGCCCGTTGCACAGCGGCCACTACGGCAACTGGGCCCCGAACCCGGCGATGACCCTAGCGCAATTGTTAGGCTCGATGAAAGATAGCACGGGCCGGGTTCGAGTTGCTGGTTTCTACGACGATGTGGTGCCGCTCACCGCAACCGAGCAGGAAGCCTTGCGCCGCGTGCCCAACATTGATGATGACATTCGCAAGGAGCTAGGTTTCGCCCGGGCCGATGGCCAAGGCAAGTCGCTCGTGGAGCTGATTAATCAGCCTTCCCTGAACATCAACGGCATGCGCAGCGCCAACGTGGGCCCGCAAGCCGCCAACGTCATCCCGACGATGGCCGAAGCCGTGCTGGATTTGCGCCTAGTGCTCGGCAACGACTACCAGCGCCAGATAGAAAAAGTAGTGCGTCACATCGAGCGACAAGGCTTCTTCGTAACGCGTGCTGACCCGACCGATGCCGAACGAGCCCAGCACCCGCGTATCGCCAAGGTCACGCCTGAAACTGGTTATAATGCCCAACGCACGCCCATGGATTTGCCGGTAGCCCGCAGCGTGATCAATGCCGTGCAATCGACGGTGACGCAGCCAGTCGTGCTGCTTCCCACGTCGGGTGGGAGCTTGCCGCTGTATGTCTTCAAGCAAGAGCTAGGAGTCACCACCCTCACCGTACCTGTCGCCAACTACGACAACAACCAGCACGCCGAAAACGAGAACATCCGGCTCGGCAACTTGTGGGAGGGTATCGAAACGATGGCCGCCGTGATGACGATGAAGTAA
- a CDS encoding alkene reductase produces the protein MTQSTKLFTPFTMGALTLPNRFAMAPMTRSRANNEGNVPTDSTVKYYEQRASAGLIITEGSQVSQQAVGYIFTPGIYSEEQVAGWKKVTDAVHAAGGRIFIQLWHVGRISHPFFHNGELPVAPSAVQPTGVKAFTLNGQEEIPTPRALETQEVKAVVEDFRKAAENAKKAGFDGAEIHGANGYLIDQFIQDGSNQRTDEYGGSVENRARFALEVVKAVSDVLGADRTGIRLSPTGVMGGINDTDRLGTFSYVVEQLNQFNLAYLHVIEALPGHPMAAQPGQEKVAPTLRKIFNGPFILNGGYTQETAEAALENNEADIIAFGVPFISNPDLVERFQQGAALNAPDQATFYGGDDKGYIDYPSLAEVEQATQDIVEK, from the coding sequence ATGACACAATCAACCAAGCTTTTCACGCCCTTCACGATGGGCGCTCTTACGTTGCCCAACCGCTTTGCCATGGCCCCCATGACGCGGAGCCGCGCTAACAACGAAGGCAACGTACCCACCGACTCGACGGTAAAATACTACGAGCAGCGCGCCTCAGCCGGCCTGATCATTACCGAAGGCTCGCAGGTTTCGCAGCAGGCAGTGGGCTACATCTTCACGCCGGGCATCTACTCGGAGGAGCAAGTAGCTGGCTGGAAGAAAGTAACCGATGCCGTGCACGCTGCTGGTGGTCGTATCTTCATTCAGCTGTGGCACGTGGGCCGCATTTCGCACCCATTCTTCCACAATGGCGAGCTACCCGTAGCCCCTTCAGCTGTGCAGCCAACAGGCGTAAAAGCCTTCACGCTCAACGGCCAAGAAGAAATTCCGACTCCGCGCGCGCTGGAAACACAAGAAGTGAAAGCCGTTGTGGAAGACTTCCGCAAAGCTGCTGAAAATGCCAAGAAAGCTGGTTTTGATGGTGCTGAAATCCACGGCGCCAACGGCTACCTAATCGACCAGTTCATCCAAGACGGCTCCAACCAGCGCACCGACGAGTACGGCGGAAGCGTAGAGAACCGCGCCCGTTTTGCCCTCGAAGTGGTGAAAGCCGTATCGGACGTGCTCGGCGCGGACCGCACCGGTATTCGTCTGTCGCCAACGGGCGTGATGGGTGGCATCAACGACACCGACCGTCTAGGTACGTTCAGCTACGTGGTGGAGCAACTCAACCAGTTCAACCTCGCTTACCTGCACGTGATTGAGGCGCTGCCTGGTCACCCAATGGCGGCCCAGCCCGGCCAGGAGAAAGTAGCCCCAACGCTGCGTAAAATCTTCAACGGTCCGTTTATCCTGAACGGCGGCTACACCCAAGAAACTGCTGAGGCTGCTCTGGAAAACAACGAAGCAGACATCATTGCCTTCGGTGTGCCGTTCATCTCGAACCCTGACCTAGTAGAGCGCTTCCAGCAAGGAGCGGCCCTGAACGCCCCCGATCAAGCTACCTTCTACGGCGGCGATGATAAGGGCTACATCGACTATCCGTCGTTGGCGGAAGTTGAGCAGGCTACGCAAGATATCGTGGAGAAATAG